The Candidatus Gracilibacteria bacterium genome window below encodes:
- a CDS encoding S41 family peptidase, which yields MKKILLLFCFLLGSGFAFAKDLTIGDTLTLYFNDLFPIVYTSHSDIVLKYTDIGNKPGLRSALQRGIYYDMIANTNSALNPDTQMKDKVFATLLKKHFGIEITTDDSYLTSHDYEVFMKSIKLSFVYTLLQKLNTSPNIKSAATAIPPVSRLGLTKNYYVLNEVYSIIKDNHLDADTISDEALIYGAAEGIAASTGDEYTQYFPPESSHVFQQSLEGKIAGIGVLLDRDSKDVLMIKEVIKKSPAEKAGLQIQDKILKIDGVLVDTNNGIEDEILRLRGKEKTTVVLTVISGSQTKTVTITRAIISIPIVETQDLEKAQIITYREVAFGTDKILGEALQKFLASGKKRLILDLRDNPGGSMLETRNILNFFIDKGSPLVTLKYKTKQNTYSATMPQMTDWSRYEIIVLVNKNTASAAEVIVAVLREYMMSNLVVIGERTYGKGVVQELLSFDDNSLLKYTVAEWITPKKLSINKVGIKPDIVLSLDINAWKKNKIDTQLVAAEKYVFPKK from the coding sequence ATGAAAAAAATACTTCTTCTCTTCTGTTTTCTCCTCGGAAGTGGGTTTGCTTTTGCAAAAGATTTGACCATTGGTGATACTTTAACGTTGTATTTCAATGATCTTTTCCCAATAGTTTATACGAGTCATAGTGACATCGTCCTCAAGTATACAGATATTGGTAATAAGCCGTGACTCAGATCAGCACTTCAGAGGGGCATATACTATGATATGATAGCAAATACAAATTCTGCTCTCAATCCAGATACACAGATGAAGGATAAAGTCTTCGCTACACTGCTTAAAAAACATTTTGGGATTGAGATCACAACAGATGATTCGTATCTTACATCTCATGATTATGAAGTATTTATGAAAAGCATAAAGCTCTCATTCGTGTATACTCTGCTACAAAAACTCAATACTTCACCAAATATAAAATCTGCTGCGACTGCCATTCCACCAGTTTCCAGACTCTGATTAACAAAGAATTACTATGTCCTCAATGAAGTCTATAGTATCATAAAAGATAATCATCTCGATGCCGATACGATCTCTGATGAAGCCCTCATTTATGGAGCAGCCGAGGGAATTGCAGCTAGCACTGGGGATGAATACACACAGTATTTCCCACCTGAATCATCTCATGTTTTTCAGCAAAGTCTCGAAGGAAAAATAGCATGAATTGGGGTGTTACTCGATCGTGATAGTAAAGATGTCCTGATGATAAAAGAAGTTATCAAAAAAAGCCCTGCAGAAAAAGCAGGTCTCCAAATACAAGATAAAATCCTCAAAATAGATGGAGTACTAGTCGATACGAACAACGGTATCGAAGATGAAATCCTACGACTCAGAGGCAAAGAAAAAACAACCGTGGTTTTGACTGTCATATCTGGCAGCCAGACAAAAACGGTCACCATCACTCGAGCCATTATTTCTATTCCTATCGTGGAAACGCAAGATCTCGAAAAGGCGCAGATTATTACGTATCGTGAAGTAGCATTTTGAACGGATAAAATACTCGGGGAAGCGCTCCAAAAATTTCTCGCAAGTGGTAAAAAAAGACTTATCCTCGATCTCCGCGATAACCCAGGCGGATCCATGCTGGAAACGAGAAATATTCTCAATTTTTTCATCGATAAAGGTAGTCCTCTCGTCACGCTCAAGTATAAAACAAAACAAAACACCTATTCTGCGACAATGCCTCAGATGACAGACTGGTCACGCTATGAAATCATCGTCCTCGTGAACAAAAATACCGCTTCTGCCGCTGAAGTCATCGTCGCCGTACTCCGAGAATATATGATGAGTAACCTCGTCGTCATCGGTGAAAGAACGTATGGAAAGGGCGTCGTGCAAGAACTGCTTTCGTTCGACGATAATTCTCTCCTCAAATACACTGTGGCAGAATGGATCACTCCAAAGAAACTCTCAATCAATAAAGTCGGCATCAAACCAGATATAGTGCTCTCACTTGATATCAATGCTTGGAAGAAAAACAAAATAGACACTCAGCTCGTTGCAGCAGAGAAATATGTATTTCCGAAAAAATAA